In Piliocolobus tephrosceles isolate RC106 chromosome 12, ASM277652v3, whole genome shotgun sequence, one DNA window encodes the following:
- the PPP4R3C gene encoding protein PPP4R3C produces MADVKYSVNVYVLNEDQEWNNLGTGQVSSTYDEQFQGMSLLVRSDSDGSVILRSQIPPDRPYWKHEETLIVWYEAENHGLLLNFQDPAGCEDIWKEICQVQGKDPSVQITQNISDEPEDDFDEMSVIGNTVVLPDCELDTLDQIANIVNSVLSSPIRRERLAQILKNEAYIQKLLQLFHTCENLENTEGLYRLHEIIKGILSLNKSCLFEIMFSDECIMDVVGCLEYDPALDQPKRHRDFLANDAKFKEVIPITNSELRQKIHQTYRVQYIHDILLPVPSIFEDNFLSTLTTFILSNKAEILSMLQKDHKFLYEVFAQLKDETTHDDRRCELLFFFKELCSFSQELQPQSKDALLETLTQLGMLPVLKIIMIRDDLQVRSAAAVICAYLVEYSPSRIREFIISESQVCKDSDLFINIIIKQMICDTDPELGGAVHWMVVLHSLLDPRNMLTTSEKSERSEFLHFFYKHCMHTFTAPLLAATSEHNCEEDDIVAHDKNKNCPNNNQTAQLLALILELLTFCIQHHTYYIRNYILSKDLLRKALILTNSKHTYLILCALRFMRRMISLNDEIYNNYIIKGNHFEPVVNALLDNGTRYNMLNSAILELFEYIRVENIKSLVSHIVEKFYNTLESIEYVQTFKGLKIKYEKERERQSQIQMNVYSVLQNIVVCRGTIEEMELKEEVYFMEDAEEAVMPPLEDDDEFMETKRTQEGEAVMPPLEGDDEFMETKRTQEHEDKVDSPKRTSSGDFKFSSSYSACAAIGTGSPSGSSVVRLVNHPDDEEEKEEDKEDETSPKKKPHLSS; encoded by the coding sequence ATGGCGGACGTGAAGTACAGTGTAAACGTCTATGTCCTGAACGAAGATCAGGAATGGAACAATCTAGGCACCGGTCAGGTCTCATCCACCTACGACGAGCAATTCCAGGGCATGTCTCTGCTTGTTCGGTCAGATTCAGATGGGTCAGTCATCCTGCGGTCACAGATACCTCCAGACAGGCCCTATTGGAAACATGAAGAGACACTAATTGTTTGgtatgaagctgaaaaccatggtTTGTTGCTGAATTTCCAGGACCCAGCCGGCTGCGAGgatatttggaaagaaatttgTCAAGTTCAAGGTAAGGATCCGTCTGTCCAAATCACACAGAACATTTCAGATGAACCAGAAGACGACTTTGATGAAATGTCAGTAATTGGTAATACGGTTGTGCTGCCTGACTGTGAACTCGATACACTTGATCAAATTGCTAACATAGTTAACTCAGTTCTCTCCTCACCTATCCGTAGGGAAAGACTGGCTCAGATCTTGAAAAATGAGGCTTATATTCAAAAACTACTGCAACTGTTCCACACTTGTGAAAACCTAGAGAACACTGAAGGTTTATACCGTTTGCATGAAATTATTAAGGGAATTTTATCCCTCAACAAGTCATGTCTGTTTGAGATAATGTTTTCTGACGAGTGTATCATGGATGTGGTGGGATGCCTTGAGTATGATCCTGCTTTGGATCAGCCAAAAAGGCATAGGGACTTTTTGGCCAACGATGCAAAGTTCAAGGAAGTTATACCAATAACTAACTCTGAACTTAGGCAAAAAATACATCAGACATACAGAGTACAGTACATTCATGACATTCTTTTGCCTGTGCCTTCCATATTTGAAGACAATTTTCTTTCTACACTTACAACGTTTATTTTATCCAACAAGGCTGAGATATTAAGCATGCTGCAGAAAGATCACAAATTTTTGTATGAAGTTTTTGCACAGTTAAAGGATGAGACTACACATGATGATAGACGGTGTGAACTGCtattttttttcaaggaattatGTTCATTTTCTCAGGAATTACAGCCTCAAAGCAAAGATGCACTATTAGAAACATTGACACAGTTGGGAATGCTTCCTGTTCTTAAAATCATAATGATCAGGGATGATTTGCAAGTGAGGTCAGCTGCTGCAGTTATATGTGCTTATCTAGTGGAGTACAGTCCATCCAGGATCCGAGAATTTATAATTTCAGAATCCCAGGTGTGCAAAGATAGTGACCTTttcattaatataataattaaacaaatgATCTGTGATACTGATCCTGAGTTAGGAGGTGCCGTTCATTGGATGGTAGTTCTCCATAGTCTACTTGATCCACGCAACATGCTGACAACATCTGAGAAAAGTGAAAGAAGTGAATTTCTACATTTCTTCTACAAACATTGCATGCATACATTTACAGCACCACTTTTGGCCGCCACCTCAGAACACAACTGTGAGGAGGATGATATAGTTGcacatgacaaaaacaaaaattgcccCAATAATAATCAAACAGCACAACTGCTTGCTTTGATTTTAGAGCTACTTACATTTTGTATACAACATCATACATACTACATAAGAAACTATATCTTGAGCAAAGACTTGCTAAGAAAGGCCTTGATATTGACGAATTCAAAGCATACTTACCTGATTTTGTGTGCTCTTCGCTTTATGAGAAGGATGATCAGCCTTAATGatgaaatttataataattacatcatCAAGGGAAATCATTTTGAGCCAGTTGTAAATGCTCTTCTAGATAATGGAACTCGGTACAATATGTTGAATTCAGCTATTCTTGAGCTATTTGAATACATAAGAGTGGAAAATATCAAGTCTCTTGTTTCACATATAGTTGAAAAGTTTTATAACACACTTGAATCGATTGAATATGTTCAGACATTCAAAGGATTGAagattaaatatgaaaaagagagagagagacaaagtcaaatacaaatgaatgtatattctgtactGCAAAATATAGTAGTTTGCAGAGGTACCATAGAAGAAATGGAGCTGAAAGAAGAAGTGTATTTTATGGAAGATGCAGAAGAAGCAGTTATGCCACCACTGGAAGATGATGATGAATTTATGGAGACTAAAAGAACCCAAGAAGGAGAAGCAGTTATGCCACCACTGGAAGGTGACGATGAATTTATGGAGACTAAAAGAACCCAGGAACATGAAGACAAGGTAGACTCTCCCAAAAGAACATCTTCTGGTGACTTCAAATTCTCTTCATCTTATTCTGCTTGTGCTGCTATTGGAACAGGTAGCCCAAGTGGTAGCAGTGTGGTTCGTTTAGTGAATCATCCagatgatgaagaagaaaaagaagaagataaagaaGATGAAACATCCCCCAAGAAGAAACCTCATCTTAGCTCCTAA